Below is a genomic region from Thiohalobacter sp..
GCTACCGCGAGCTGTTCGACGAGGGCCTGAACGAAATCCTGGCCAACATCCGCCAGGACCTGAAGGAGTTCGGGGTCGAGTACCAGGAATGGTTCTCCGAGCGCTCGCTGACCGAGTCGGGCGACGTGCAGAAGGCCATCGACCGTCTGCAGGCCGCCGGCCACCTGTACGAGAAAGAGGGCGCACTCTGGTTCCGATCCACCGACTTCGGCGACGAGAAGGACCGGGTGGTGGTGCGCGACAATGGCCAGACCACCTATTTCGCCTCCGACATCGCCTATCACATGAACAAGCTGGAACGCGGCTACGAGCGGGTGATCGACGTCTGGGGCGCCGACCACCACGGCTATGTGCCACGGGTGAAGGCGGCGCTGCAGGCGCTGGGCGACGATCCCTCGAAGCTGGACGTGCTGCTGGTGCAGTTCGCCATCCTCTATCGCGGTGGCGAGAAGGTGCAGATGTCGACCCGCTCCGGCGAGTTCGTCACGCTGCGCGAGCTGCGCCAGGAGGTCGGCAACGATGCCGCGCGCTTCTTCTACGTGATGCGCAAGTGCGAGCAGCACCTGGACTTCGACCTCGACCTCGCCAAGTCGCAGTCGGCCGATAACCCAGTGTACTACATCCAGTATGCCCATGCGCGGGTGCGCAGCGTGCAGCGCCAGCTAGAGGAGAAGGGGCTCGCCTGGGATCGCGAGGCGGGCCTTGCGAACCTGCACCTGCTGCACGAGCGCCACGAGCAGGAGCTGATGGTCAGCCTGTCGCGCTATCCGGAAGTGGTCGAGGCCGCGGCACTGAACCATGAACCGCACCAGCTCGCGCACTACCTGCGCGAACTCGCCAACGAGTTCCACACCTACTACAACGCGCACCAGTTCCTGGTGGAGGACAACCGGCTGCGCGATGCCCGCCTTGCCCTCATCGAAGCCACCCGGCAGGTGATCGCCAACGGCCTTGGCCTGCTCGGCGTGTCCGCGCCGGACAGCATGTAGGACGGCCATGCCGCGCGACTACAAGCACCGTACCCAGCCCCGTCGACGCAAGCGCGGCCGGGTGCCCGGGTGGTTGTGGCTGCTCGCCGGGCTGGCGGTCGGCCTGTTCATCGCCTTCCTGGTCTGGCTCGGCGGCGACGACTCTGCCGATCGTCCGCTGCCGCAGCCGGCGCCGACCCGCGACGCGCGCGAGGTGCGCAAGGTCCCACGACCGACCATACCGCCGCCGCCCAAGCCGCGTTTCGAGTTCTACGACCTGTTGCCGGACATGGAAGTGGTGGTGGTACCGGAGGAAGAG
It encodes:
- the argS gene encoding arginine--tRNA ligase produces the protein MKHTLEKLLAEAVAALRADGTLPDDAAPEVRVERTRDRSHGDFASNLALMLAKPARARPRELAEKLVAALPASAQVRKVEIAGPGFINFFLAPEAWHGVVAEVLGQGEAFGRATLGGGRPVQVEFVSANPTGPLHVGHGRGAAYGAAVADLLEAVGYSVHREYYVNDAGRQMDILAASVYLRYLELSGVELAFPSNGYKGDYVWDIGATLHRNHGDAWAFLAEEVFRDLPPDAPEGDKEAHIDGLIARIKSLLGPERYRELFDEGLNEILANIRQDLKEFGVEYQEWFSERSLTESGDVQKAIDRLQAAGHLYEKEGALWFRSTDFGDEKDRVVVRDNGQTTYFASDIAYHMNKLERGYERVIDVWGADHHGYVPRVKAALQALGDDPSKLDVLLVQFAILYRGGEKVQMSTRSGEFVTLRELRQEVGNDAARFFYVMRKCEQHLDFDLDLAKSQSADNPVYYIQYAHARVRSVQRQLEEKGLAWDREAGLANLHLLHERHEQELMVSLSRYPEVVEAAALNHEPHQLAHYLRELANEFHTYYNAHQFLVEDNRLRDARLALIEATRQVIANGLGLLGVSAPDSM
- a CDS encoding SPOR domain-containing protein, with protein sequence MPRDYKHRTQPRRRKRGRVPGWLWLLAGLAVGLFIAFLVWLGGDDSADRPLPQPAPTRDAREVRKVPRPTIPPPPKPRFEFYDLLPDMEVVVVPEEELGPRPAQGVARVEKPGTYVLQAGSFRSARQADELRARLALMGLESSVQAVTLDSGETWHRVRVGPFRDLAELNRVRAQLAENHIDAILLRARPEG